The following proteins come from a genomic window of Solidesulfovibrio sp.:
- a CDS encoding FAD-dependent oxidoreductase, protein MEAMNFNFLCDEPPPPSGASVGIIGAGPSGLAAAGYLSCLGHAVEVYDKMPKPGGLMLFGIPGHRIPSGRIEAGTLRLARRYGVVFHTCTKVCCSAPLFEEAGDHFATDMRGLGDMVKKHDAVMIATGSWRSRRLEVAGEDLAGVLSGLEFLFPIRAARYCAPGVTAPDVAGRRVVVIGAGHSAVDAAHGAVALGAAEVTMLYRRTRQEAPCGTLEIERLEAAGVRWVEGCAPTRILGPDAVSGIEFRRRVPGGDRLDTLAVDVVVTAIGEVATPPFARELGLESVRKGEVRWLNMTAIENVFVAGDALTGPSKIGKAIYSGLRAARSLGNWLELKAQNRQTEFSGDGLISREADRFPGGGFKDAPRVRGS, encoded by the coding sequence GTGGAGGCCATGAACTTCAATTTCCTGTGTGACGAGCCGCCCCCGCCCAGTGGCGCCTCGGTGGGCATCATCGGCGCCGGGCCCTCGGGCCTGGCCGCCGCCGGCTATCTTTCCTGCCTGGGCCATGCCGTGGAGGTCTACGACAAGATGCCCAAGCCCGGCGGGCTCATGCTCTTCGGCATCCCCGGCCACCGCATCCCCAGCGGGCGCATCGAGGCCGGCACCTTGCGCCTGGCCCGGCGCTACGGCGTGGTCTTTCACACCTGCACCAAGGTCTGCTGCAGCGCGCCGCTGTTCGAGGAGGCCGGCGACCATTTCGCCACGGACATGCGGGGCCTGGGCGACATGGTCAAGAAACACGACGCCGTCATGATCGCCACCGGTTCCTGGCGGTCGCGGCGGCTGGAGGTTGCGGGCGAGGACCTCGCTGGCGTGCTCTCGGGCCTGGAATTCCTCTTTCCCATCCGGGCGGCCCGCTACTGCGCCCCGGGGGTGACGGCGCCCGACGTGGCCGGCCGGCGCGTCGTGGTCATCGGCGCCGGGCATTCGGCCGTGGACGCGGCCCACGGCGCCGTGGCCCTGGGCGCGGCCGAGGTGACCATGCTCTACCGGCGCACGCGCCAGGAAGCCCCGTGCGGCACCCTGGAAATCGAGCGGCTGGAGGCGGCCGGGGTGCGCTGGGTCGAGGGCTGCGCCCCGACGCGCATCCTCGGGCCGGACGCGGTTTCGGGCATCGAGTTCCGCCGCCGGGTCCCGGGCGGCGACCGGCTGGACACCCTGGCCGTTGACGTGGTGGTCACGGCCATCGGCGAGGTGGCCACGCCGCCCTTCGCCAGGGAGCTGGGCCTGGAATCCGTGCGCAAGGGCGAGGTGCGCTGGCTCAACATGACGGCCATCGAGAACGTGTTCGTGGCCGGCGACGCGCTCACCGGCCCAAGCAAGATCGGCAAGGCCATCTACTCCGGCTTGCGGGCGGCCCGGTCGCTGGGCAACTGGCTGGAGCTCAAGGCCCAAAACCGCCAGACGGAATTTTCCGGCGACGGGCTCATCAGCCGCGAGGCCGACCGCTTCCCGGGCGGCGGCTTCAAGGACGCCCCCCGGGTGCGGGGTTCGTAG
- a CDS encoding caspase family protein, with protein MNIAILIGISEYSHADQLPACANDVESIHQVISLSKKFKNILCLSGKVNSTGEKSSLIDFIKEHQKSKIDELFFYFSGHGIFNSNEFYYVLSDYDSTKVAQSSLNNSELDQLIKSLDPKITIKIVDACQSGISYVKDPESFKAYLTEKKNNFAKCYFMFSSNIDQPSYASRTSSNFTSSLLASIKNINKNSIRYKDVIDYISDDFMQDEKQTPFFVIQADYTEEFLENADLIREHLDSTSHTIPALQEIQLQPHSLEDTIKEYSKQYASKDEVLSLFKTIQNELPKIALDAQIKKIFTLQHVFLDHARDIPKQDVIGRWIAEQSKKENIFARIKTKNESYETETVDRNILSVYYGTPRTVTRYRDVTSGFESTAATPYVGVQIIAKSSYVNLPWYVCIILFLLSKKRIFMFNFNSFYSEDNWDTRNIDTDFKWKYAEEKTIYPQKIIDQCTSIVKNFSDYILNDIKARIEKDRKDSATE; from the coding sequence ATGAATATTGCTATTTTAATTGGAATCAGCGAATACTCACATGCAGATCAACTCCCCGCTTGTGCAAATGACGTTGAGTCCATTCATCAGGTCATTTCACTTTCAAAGAAATTCAAAAATATATTATGCCTTTCCGGGAAAGTTAATAGCACTGGGGAAAAATCATCTCTAATAGATTTCATAAAGGAGCATCAAAAATCAAAAATTGACGAGTTGTTTTTTTATTTTTCTGGTCATGGAATATTTAATAGCAATGAGTTTTACTATGTACTATCTGACTACGACTCAACCAAAGTCGCACAGTCTTCCCTAAACAATTCAGAGCTTGACCAACTAATCAAATCCCTTGACCCTAAAATCACAATCAAGATTGTCGACGCCTGTCAATCTGGCATATCATACGTTAAAGACCCTGAATCATTCAAAGCATATTTAACTGAGAAGAAAAATAATTTTGCAAAATGCTATTTTATGTTTTCTTCGAACATTGACCAGCCGTCATACGCATCTAGAACATCAAGTAATTTTACATCTAGCTTGTTAGCATCGATCAAGAACATAAACAAAAACTCCATACGTTATAAAGATGTTATTGATTATATTTCAGATGATTTTATGCAAGACGAAAAACAAACTCCATTTTTTGTGATACAAGCAGACTACACAGAAGAATTTCTTGAAAATGCAGATCTTATTCGAGAGCACTTAGACAGCACAAGTCACACCATCCCTGCACTGCAAGAGATTCAATTACAACCTCACTCACTAGAAGACACAATCAAAGAATATTCAAAGCAATATGCTTCAAAAGATGAAGTTCTATCACTTTTTAAAACAATACAAAATGAACTCCCTAAAATTGCACTCGATGCACAAATAAAAAAAATCTTCACACTACAACATGTATTTCTTGACCATGCCAGAGACATCCCCAAACAAGACGTGATAGGAAGATGGATAGCAGAACAAAGCAAAAAAGAGAATATATTTGCACGAATTAAAACAAAAAATGAATCATACGAGACCGAGACAGTCGACAGAAACATCTTATCGGTTTATTATGGCACTCCAAGAACAGTAACAAGATATAGAGACGTCACGTCTGGATTTGAATCTACTGCAGCAACACCATATGTCGGAGTACAAATAATCGCTAAATCTTCATACGTAAATCTGCCATGGTATGTCTGCATAATCCTTTTCCTTCTTTCTAAAAAAAGAATTTTTATGTTTAATTTCAACTCATTCTATTCCGAAGACAACTGGGACACAAGAAATATCGACACCGATTTCAAATGGAAATATGCAGAAGAAAAAACAATATACCCTCAAA
- a CDS encoding amino acid ABC transporter ATP-binding protein: MDEAVILRVEHIVKTIGGQRILDDVSFSVKKGGLKVLIGPSGAGKSTLLSCINFLSPPDSGTVSLGGQAVNPKSKRELLALRQQVGMIFQDFNLFDHLSAMENVRVALIKVKKLDKRAATHRAMEELARVGLADKSGLYPAQLSGGQKQRVSVARALALDPKVLLLDEPTSALDPELIGEVLTVIRDLADEGMTMVMATHQISFSASLADEFLFMERGRIVERGAPAILLSRNSGSRTQSFCAKLSELAGDASCEIPA; the protein is encoded by the coding sequence ATGGACGAAGCGGTCATTTTACGCGTCGAGCACATCGTCAAGACCATCGGCGGACAGCGCATCCTCGACGACGTCTCCTTTTCCGTCAAAAAAGGCGGGCTCAAGGTGCTCATCGGCCCGTCCGGCGCCGGCAAGTCCACCCTGCTGTCCTGCATCAATTTCCTCTCGCCCCCCGATTCCGGCACGGTTTCCCTGGGCGGCCAGGCGGTCAACCCCAAAAGCAAGCGGGAACTGTTAGCCCTGCGCCAGCAGGTCGGCATGATCTTCCAGGACTTCAACCTGTTCGATCACCTCTCGGCCATGGAAAACGTGCGCGTGGCCCTGATCAAGGTCAAAAAGCTCGACAAGCGCGCCGCCACCCACCGGGCCATGGAGGAGTTGGCCCGGGTGGGCCTGGCCGACAAGTCCGGCCTCTACCCGGCCCAGCTTTCCGGCGGCCAGAAGCAGCGCGTCTCCGTGGCCCGGGCCCTGGCGCTCGACCCCAAGGTGCTGCTTCTCGACGAGCCGACCTCGGCGCTGGACCCGGAGCTCATCGGCGAGGTGCTCACGGTCATCCGCGACCTGGCCGACGAGGGCATGACCATGGTCATGGCCACGCACCAGATCAGCTTTTCGGCTTCGCTTGCCGACGAATTCCTGTTCATGGAACGCGGGCGCATCGTGGAACGCGGCGCGCCGGCCATCCTGCTTTCCCGCAACTCCGGCAGCCGCACCCAGTCGTTTTGCGCCAAACTCAGCGAATTGGCCGGCGACGCTTCCTGCGAAATCCCGGCCTAG
- a CDS encoding ABC transporter substrate-binding protein → MRKRFGLLLAALAVFVLAFGGLAAAEEKVYVNGIDFGFPPFGFVDKDGKPTGFDVESLDWIANKMGFKVKHQPMDWDGIIPALLAKKIDIIASGMSATAERAQKVDFSIPYYEVTQVLVVPDKETASLDALLKSGKKLGIQRGTVTAKLLEELATKPGYKFEVVPYDSTDLSMEDVKIGRIAGSGMDSTIAQEVLKAPGMKVAGTFDAAPEKYGYAMRKEDKDFQDKVNKGLKLLMADPYWKELKAKYGL, encoded by the coding sequence ATGCGCAAGCGTTTTGGCCTTCTTCTGGCCGCCCTGGCCGTCTTTGTCCTCGCCTTCGGCGGCCTGGCCGCGGCCGAGGAAAAAGTCTACGTCAACGGCATCGATTTCGGCTTTCCGCCCTTCGGCTTCGTGGACAAGGACGGCAAGCCCACGGGCTTCGACGTCGAGTCCCTGGACTGGATCGCCAACAAGATGGGTTTCAAGGTCAAGCACCAGCCCATGGACTGGGACGGCATCATCCCGGCCCTTCTGGCCAAAAAGATCGACATCATCGCCTCGGGCATGAGCGCCACGGCCGAGCGCGCCCAGAAGGTCGACTTCTCCATTCCCTATTATGAGGTCACCCAGGTGCTGGTGGTGCCGGACAAGGAAACCGCCTCCCTGGACGCCCTGCTCAAGTCCGGCAAGAAGCTCGGCATCCAGCGTGGCACGGTCACGGCCAAGCTGCTGGAAGAGCTGGCGACCAAGCCCGGCTACAAGTTCGAGGTCGTGCCCTACGACTCCACGGACCTGTCCATGGAAGACGTGAAAATCGGCCGTATCGCCGGCTCGGGCATGGACAGCACCATCGCCCAGGAAGTCCTGAAGGCCCCCGGCATGAAGGTCGCCGGCACCTTCGACGCCGCGCCCGAAAAGTACGGCTACGCCATGCGCAAGGAAGACAAGGACTTCCAGGACAAGGTCAACAAGGGCCTCAAGCTGCTCATGGCCGACCCCTACTGGAAGGAACTCAAGGCCAAGTACGGCCTGTAG
- a CDS encoding FAD-linked oxidase C-terminal domain-containing protein has protein sequence MLDSALLDDLGRTLGPGLRLDQAALEAAATDDSGLRYQPQAVFFPRNADEVARLMGLAARYGFPVTPRGAGTGLCGGCLAKEGGVVVDTMAMNRILSVDTVNGVAVAQPGVITKALRDAAAGQGLFYPPDPASYATCTLGGNAATNAGGPACVKYGVTRDYVLGLTAVLPDGEPLKAGVATRKGVVGYDLAGLLVGSEGTLGIITELTLKLIPHPREVRTAVALFADARAAVAAVSAVMTGGICPSAVEFLDRACLGLVTELLPFDLPGADAALLLLEVDGDPDTAGRDIGRVAAICRDAKALAVLPADDAARRERLWDIRRQTSTRIHESAPVYLSEDTVVPIARIPDLIEALPGLATRFAMAVYAFGHAGDGNIHVNITGETGSRERGHELVRTLVAVVLALGGTMSGEHGVGLTKQPFIDMELSPRSLALQRGVKDLFDPRGVMNPGKIL, from the coding sequence ATGCTCGATTCCGCCCTGCTCGACGACCTTGGCCGGACCCTCGGCCCGGGGCTGCGCCTTGACCAGGCCGCCCTCGAGGCCGCCGCCACCGACGACTCCGGACTGCGCTACCAGCCTCAGGCCGTTTTTTTCCCGCGAAACGCCGACGAGGTCGCCCGGCTCATGGGCCTGGCCGCCCGTTACGGCTTCCCCGTCACGCCGCGCGGGGCCGGCACCGGCCTGTGCGGCGGTTGCCTGGCCAAGGAAGGCGGCGTGGTGGTCGATACCATGGCCATGAACCGCATCCTGTCCGTGGATACGGTCAACGGCGTGGCCGTGGCCCAGCCGGGCGTGATCACCAAGGCGCTTCGCGACGCCGCCGCCGGCCAGGGGCTTTTCTATCCGCCCGACCCGGCGAGCTATGCCACCTGCACCCTCGGCGGCAACGCCGCCACCAACGCCGGCGGCCCGGCCTGCGTCAAATACGGCGTCACCCGCGACTATGTCCTGGGGCTGACCGCCGTGCTGCCGGACGGCGAACCCCTCAAGGCCGGCGTGGCCACGCGCAAGGGCGTGGTGGGCTACGACCTGGCCGGGCTGCTCGTGGGCAGCGAAGGCACGCTCGGGATCATCACGGAGCTCACCCTCAAGCTCATTCCCCACCCGCGCGAAGTACGCACGGCCGTGGCGCTCTTCGCCGACGCCCGAGCGGCGGTGGCCGCCGTTTCGGCCGTCATGACCGGCGGCATCTGCCCGTCGGCCGTGGAATTCCTGGACCGGGCCTGCCTGGGGCTCGTGACCGAGCTGTTGCCCTTCGATCTCCCGGGCGCGGACGCGGCCCTGCTGTTGCTGGAAGTCGACGGCGACCCGGACACGGCCGGCCGCGACATCGGGCGGGTGGCGGCCATCTGCCGCGACGCCAAGGCCCTGGCCGTGCTGCCCGCCGACGACGCCGCGCGCCGGGAAAGACTCTGGGACATCCGCCGCCAGACCTCCACGCGCATCCACGAGAGCGCGCCGGTGTATCTGTCCGAGGACACGGTGGTGCCCATCGCCCGCATCCCGGACCTCATCGAGGCCCTTCCCGGCCTGGCCACACGCTTCGCCATGGCGGTCTACGCCTTCGGCCACGCCGGCGACGGCAACATCCATGTCAACATCACGGGCGAGACCGGCAGCCGGGAGCGCGGCCACGAACTCGTGCGCACCCTCGTCGCGGTGGTGCTGGCCCTTGGCGGCACCATGTCCGGCGAGCACGGCGTCGGGCTGACCAAGCAGCCCTTCATCGACATGGAACTGTCGCCCCGCTCGCTGGCCCTGCAACGGGGGGTGAAGGACTTGTTCGATCCCCGGGGGGTGATGAACCCGGGGAAAATCCTATAA
- a CDS encoding amino acid ABC transporter permease, translating to MEGFLDFAVSRIIPALDAGLWTSILLIVPASLLGIVIGITVGTARVYGPRPVVRALDGYVSVFRGTPLVVQLYFWYFALPYVTIAGVSLVLSPVWASIVGFALCSGAYQSEYIRGGLLSIKRGQLRAAQALGMTPLTTITAVVLPQAFRRALPGCGNEIIYLIKYSSLASIITVNDLTGMGRSLAKSTFRNTEVFIVVGLYYLALVTVATFVLRAVEKRLELPGFETKKD from the coding sequence ATGGAAGGTTTCCTCGATTTCGCCGTCAGCCGCATCATCCCGGCCCTGGACGCCGGGCTGTGGACGAGCATCCTGCTGATCGTGCCGGCCTCGCTTCTGGGCATCGTCATCGGCATCACCGTGGGCACGGCCCGGGTCTACGGCCCGCGGCCGGTGGTGCGCGCCCTGGACGGGTACGTTTCCGTCTTTCGCGGCACGCCGCTGGTGGTGCAACTCTATTTCTGGTACTTCGCCCTGCCCTACGTCACCATCGCCGGCGTCAGCCTCGTCCTCTCGCCGGTGTGGGCCTCCATCGTCGGCTTCGCTCTGTGCAGCGGCGCCTACCAGTCCGAGTACATCCGGGGGGGCTTGCTTTCCATCAAGCGCGGCCAGTTGCGCGCCGCCCAGGCCCTGGGCATGACGCCGCTGACCACCATCACCGCGGTGGTCCTGCCCCAAGCCTTCCGCCGGGCCCTGCCCGGCTGCGGCAACGAGATCATCTACCTCATCAAGTACTCTTCCCTGGCCTCCATCATCACGGTCAACGACCTGACCGGCATGGGGCGCAGCCTGGCCAAGTCCACCTTCCGCAACACGGAAGTCTTCATCGTGGTGGGCCTGTACTACCTGGCGCTGGTGACCGTGGCCACCTTCGTGCTGCGGGCCGTGGAAAAGCGGCTGGAGTTGCCGGGCTTCGAGACCAAAAAGGATTAG
- a CDS encoding amino acid ABC transporter permease yields the protein MEGLLKAAQASWDALPYILGGLWWTAGLILGAMAVGLALGVPLAVAHVYGGRLSRRLVSGYVWLFRGVPILVQLYLFYFGILAYLSEIPALSFLPLSSGFVSAVVVLGLTSAAYQSQIFRGAMQSLPAGQLKAARALGLSDAQAIRTIILPQALRLSIPAWSNEYSILLKDSALAFTIGVLEVMARTRSVAAVTHQPLPLSILAGALFFFLTWAGIKALKRLEAKVRIPGYAHQGTL from the coding sequence ATGGAAGGACTCCTCAAAGCCGCCCAGGCTTCCTGGGACGCCCTGCCCTACATCCTGGGCGGACTGTGGTGGACGGCCGGGCTCATCCTCGGGGCCATGGCCGTGGGACTTGCGCTCGGCGTGCCCCTGGCCGTGGCCCACGTCTACGGCGGCCGCCTGTCGCGCCGCCTGGTTTCGGGCTATGTCTGGCTTTTTCGCGGCGTGCCCATCCTGGTGCAGCTTTACCTGTTCTATTTCGGCATCCTGGCCTATTTGAGCGAAATCCCGGCCCTGTCGTTCCTGCCCCTGTCCTCGGGCTTCGTCTCGGCCGTGGTCGTGCTGGGCCTGACCAGCGCCGCCTACCAGTCGCAGATTTTCCGGGGCGCCATGCAAAGCCTGCCGGCCGGCCAGCTCAAGGCCGCCCGGGCCCTGGGCTTAAGCGACGCCCAGGCCATCCGGACCATCATCCTGCCCCAGGCCCTGCGCCTGTCCATCCCGGCCTGGTCCAACGAATATTCCATCCTGCTCAAGGATTCGGCCCTGGCGTTTACCATCGGCGTCCTTGAAGTCATGGCCCGCACCCGGTCCGTGGCGGCCGTCACCCACCAGCCGCTGCCCCTGTCCATCCTGGCCGGCGCGCTCTTTTTCTTTCTGACCTGGGCCGGCATCAAGGCCCTCAAACGCCTGGAAGCCAAGGTGCGCATCCCCGGCTACGCGCACCAGGGAACGCTCTAG
- a CDS encoding EamA family transporter translates to MTHIYVKLVGSAVLWGGTWVAGRLLGRYMGPFSAAFLRFALASAFLVFLTARLEGGLPRLTRANFPWLLALAATGIFAYNALFFAGLRTVPAGRAALIVAAIPAVVALFSAIFFKERFTLLKTLGLALSFGGVGLIVSDGDPAGLLASGLSTGDLCIFGCVATWAAYTLIGKKAMERVAPYGAVAWSCILGAAMLLPPALATGLWPETVAAGPVAWGCLVFFGVLATGFGFSWYYEGVKAIGPTKAGVFINLVPVVAVFLGWLLLGEPLSRSLALGGLCVLSGVWLTNRRGRPKESR, encoded by the coding sequence GTGACGCACATCTACGTAAAACTCGTCGGTTCGGCCGTGCTCTGGGGCGGCACCTGGGTGGCCGGGCGCCTCCTCGGCCGGTACATGGGGCCGTTTTCGGCCGCCTTTTTACGGTTCGCCCTGGCCTCGGCCTTTCTCGTCTTCCTGACGGCCCGGCTCGAGGGCGGCCTGCCGCGCCTGACCCGGGCCAATTTTCCCTGGCTGCTGGCCCTGGCCGCCACGGGCATCTTCGCCTACAACGCGCTTTTTTTCGCCGGCCTGCGCACGGTTCCGGCCGGCCGGGCGGCGCTCATCGTGGCCGCCATCCCGGCCGTGGTGGCTCTTTTCTCCGCAATTTTCTTCAAGGAACGCTTCACGCTCCTCAAAACCCTCGGCCTGGCCCTGTCCTTCGGCGGCGTGGGGCTCATCGTCTCCGACGGCGACCCGGCCGGGCTCCTGGCCTCGGGGCTGTCCACGGGCGACCTGTGCATTTTCGGCTGCGTGGCCACCTGGGCGGCCTATACGCTGATCGGCAAGAAGGCCATGGAGCGGGTGGCCCCCTACGGCGCCGTGGCCTGGTCGTGCATCCTGGGCGCGGCCATGCTGCTGCCGCCGGCCCTGGCCACGGGACTGTGGCCCGAGACGGTCGCGGCCGGGCCGGTGGCCTGGGGGTGTCTGGTCTTTTTCGGCGTCCTGGCCACGGGTTTCGGATTTTCCTGGTACTACGAGGGGGTCAAGGCCATCGGCCCGACCAAGGCCGGGGTGTTCATCAACCTCGTGCCGGTCGTTGCCGTGTTCCTGGGCTGGCTCCTGCTGGGCGAGCCCCTTTCCCGTTCCCTGGCCCTGGGCGGATTGTGCGTCCTTTCCGGGGTTTGGCTGACCAACCGCCGCGGGCGGCCTAAGGAAAGCCGATAA
- a CDS encoding diguanylate cyclase domain-containing protein, translating into MDMPACPATVLIVDDAPSNLAILTESLRDEFDVRIAGSGPEALRIVGEAPPDLILLDILMPDMDGYAVCRQLKADYTTKNIPVIFLTAKGDVADETLGLALGAVDYITKPFTVPVVKARVRAHVELKRRGDLLESLSMRDGLTGIPNRRRFDEYLDRAWRHALRCATPVSVIMADIDDFKAYNDAYGHMAGDACLRAVARALAGVLRRPGDLAARFGGEEFAMILEDTGTSGASHLAEAMRQAVRDLHMAHSGSRVADVVTVSLGVACATPVAGLSPEALLRAADRMLYQAKLAGRDQVVAERFPMAC; encoded by the coding sequence ATGGATATGCCCGCCTGCCCGGCAACCGTCCTCATCGTCGATGACGCGCCGTCAAACCTGGCCATCCTGACCGAAAGCCTGCGCGACGAATTCGACGTGCGCATCGCCGGCAGCGGCCCCGAGGCCCTGCGCATCGTGGGCGAGGCCCCCCCGGACCTGATCCTGCTCGACATCCTCATGCCCGACATGGACGGCTACGCGGTCTGCCGCCAGCTCAAGGCGGATTACACCACGAAAAACATTCCGGTCATCTTCCTCACGGCCAAGGGCGACGTGGCCGACGAGACCCTGGGGCTGGCGCTGGGGGCCGTGGACTACATCACCAAGCCCTTCACCGTGCCCGTGGTCAAGGCCCGGGTGCGGGCCCACGTGGAGCTCAAGCGCCGGGGCGACCTGCTGGAAAGCCTGTCCATGCGCGATGGCCTCACCGGCATCCCCAACCGCCGCCGCTTCGACGAATACCTCGACCGGGCCTGGCGCCACGCCTTGCGCTGCGCCACGCCGGTATCGGTCATCATGGCCGACATCGACGACTTCAAGGCCTACAACGACGCCTACGGCCACATGGCCGGCGACGCCTGCCTGCGGGCCGTGGCCCGGGCCCTGGCCGGGGTGCTGCGCCGGCCGGGGGACCTGGCCGCGCGTTTCGGCGGCGAGGAGTTCGCCATGATCCTCGAAGACACGGGCACCTCGGGCGCCTCGCACCTGGCCGAGGCCATGCGTCAGGCCGTGCGGGACCTGCACATGGCCCACTCGGGCTCCCGGGTGGCCGACGTCGTCACGGTGAGCCTGGGCGTGGCCTGCGCCACGCCTGTGGCCGGGCTTTCCCCGGAAGCGCTGCTGCGCGCCGCCGACCGCATGCTGTATCAAGCCAAGCTGGCCGGCCGCGACCAGGTCGTGGCCGAGCGCTTCCCCATGGCCTGCTAG
- a CDS encoding 4Fe-4S dicluster domain-containing protein — protein sequence MEQQKTLCIDYSKCIGCETCEYVCRFVHDVPRIHMIRAASGLMAPLYCRHCEQANCAKVCKRGAIRRDVDGAMVLLPMLCRGCESRQCMLACPYMAIFETDKGVMLVKCDLCAARRQMGQEPACVAMCPCGAIHYVARGEVPRLADEAFREAEERVLACLRPQKAAGSDGEKP from the coding sequence ATGGAACAGCAAAAAACGCTTTGCATCGACTATTCGAAGTGCATCGGCTGCGAAACCTGCGAATACGTCTGCCGGTTCGTCCACGACGTGCCGCGCATCCACATGATCCGGGCCGCCTCGGGGCTGATGGCCCCCCTATACTGCCGCCACTGCGAGCAGGCCAACTGCGCCAAGGTCTGCAAGCGCGGCGCCATCCGGCGCGACGTGGACGGGGCCATGGTGCTTCTGCCCATGCTGTGCCGGGGCTGCGAGTCGCGCCAGTGCATGCTGGCCTGCCCGTACATGGCCATCTTCGAGACGGACAAGGGCGTCATGCTCGTCAAGTGCGACCTGTGCGCCGCCCGGCGGCAAATGGGCCAGGAGCCGGCCTGCGTGGCCATGTGCCCCTGCGGGGCCATCCACTACGTCGCGCGCGGGGAGGTCCCGCGGCTTGCCGACGAGGCCTTCCGGGAGGCCGAGGAGCGCGTGCTGGCCTGCCTGCGCCCGCAAAAGGCCGCGGGCTCCGACGGCGAAAAGCCTTGA